One Pseudomonas syringae CC1557 genomic window, CGACCTTGATGAACATCCGCGAACCGCCTGTGCGCCAGGCGTTTTCACTGATGGTCACCGGATCGTTCTCGCCGATCTGGCCGCGACGGATTTCCAGGGTCGCGATGTAGGCCGTCATCAGCTTGGTCAGGCTGGCAGGTGCCAGGCGCTGATCACCGTTGTTCTCGACCAACACGTTGCCGCTGGTGGCGTCCATCAGCACGTAGGCTTTGGCCGCAAGTTGCGGTGCGGCAGGCGTCATCTGCTCTGCAGCCCAGGCAGCCGGGGTGATTATCAGTGGTACAAGCAGGCATAAGCGTTTTGCAAAGGTGGTGATGTTCATCCGTCTCTCGAGAATCCTAATGGGCAAACATGCCCTTGCGGGCAAAGCTGAACAGACCGGCGAAGCGAAAGCGCCTCGGTACGGCTCGTGGCGCCAGGCTGTAGCCCTGGCTGACAAAGTCGCCTGTCCGACACACGACTTTGTGGACAGTTGCCTGCAACGCTTGCCCGATGGCAAATCCACGCTGCCTGCGACTGCATCTCGCCCTCCATTGTTGCCGGAGGGCGACTGTCAAAAAAAGCTTACTGATCCGATGTCACTACGCTCGGCTGGCCAAGATTGGCCGACCTGACGCTGTTTTGCAGTTGCTGGGCTTCACCCTGCGTGTCGATCGGTCCCATCCGCACCCGATAGAGCGTTTGCTGATTGCGTGCTATCGAGCTGACGAAAACCGGCGCTCGAACCATCCCGCTCAGCTTCGACCTCAGGAGTTCCGCAGCGTCCGGGTTGGCGAAGGCTCCCACCTGGAGAAACAGCCCAGCGGCTTGTCCTGAAGCGTTTTTTTTTGCGTCAACCTGCAACGGCACGACAGGTGCGGCGTGCTGCTGGGGTGGCGGCGTGTATTGTTCGACAGTGCCGGTCGAAGTGGACAGCGCGGGCGGCGTCGCCTGGGCCACGACCTGCGGCTGATTGAGCATCAGCGGCGCCGGACGACCCCGTTGCGCCCACCATTCCTGCGGGTCGATCCCTTCAACCTTGACCCGGGCGGTGCCGGTTTCGGCGTAGCCCAGCTTTTTGGCTGCAGCGTAGGACAGGTCGATGATGCGGTCCGAATAGAACGGGCCGCGGTCGTTGACGCGCAGGATAACGGTGCGGTTGTTGTCCAGGTTGGTCACTTTGACGTAGCTGGGCAACGGCAGGGTCTTGTGCGCGGCGCTCATGCCGTACAGGTCATACACCTCGCCATTGGCGGTGTTCTGACCATGAAACTTGGTGCCGTACCAGGAGGCGGTGCCCGAGGCGACGTAACGCTTGGCATCGCTCATCGGGAAATAGGTCTTACCCAGCACGGTGTACGGGTTGGCCTTGTAGGCACCTGTGTGCAGGGTCGGCGTCGCATCCGGGATACGTGAAACATCCACATCCCACCACGGCGCGCCGTCCTTGTGGGCACGGTTGATGTCCAGCCCCGGCATCGAACGCACCACTGCTCCGCCTTTCGGCGACTGCGTGGAGGTCGTGCGGGACGGCGACGAGCAACTGGCAATCAGCACTGCCAGACCGGTCAACGCCAGAAGCTTGAATGATTGAATGATCGGCAATGCCCGCATTACTTGACGCCTCGAGCTTGAACCATCGATTCAGACAGCTGATACACGGCCATGGCGTACATCACGCTGCGGTTATAACGAGTGATTGCATAAAAGTTATTCAGACCCAGCCAGTATTCAGGACCCTGGTCGCCGTCCAGACGGAACGCCGTCACGGGCATGTCATCGCGAAGCGCATCATGACTCGCCCAGCCCAGCCCTCGCAACTCCCCAACCGACATTACAGGGTCCAGAGCAGGGCTCAGCCCTTCGTCGACACGGTCACCGCGTGCCGTGGCACGGCTGACAACCGGCTGACCGGCTACCCAGCCATGACGTTTGAAATAACTGGCCACACTGCCGATTGCATCGTCCGGGTCGGTCCAGATATTGATATGACCATCGCCGTCGAAATCCACTGCATAAGCGCGAAAGCTGCTCGGCATGAACTGCGGCAGCCCCATCGCTCCGGCATAAGAGCCTTTGAGGGTCAGCGGATCAACCTGTTGCTCGCGTGCCAGGAGCAGGAACTCGCGCAGTTCCTTGCGGAAGAACTGGGCGCGTGGCGGATAATCGAAGCCTAGTGTCGAAAGCGCATCGATCACGCGGTAATTACCGGTATTTCGGCCGAAAAACGTTTCCACCCCAATGATCGACACAATGATCTGCGCCGGTACACCGTATTCCTGCTCGGCACGCGCCAGTGCAGCCTCGTGCTGACGCCAGAAGTCGACGCCGCGGGCAA contains:
- the mltB gene encoding lytic murein transglycosylase B encodes the protein MQAVLNWARYAPVVGLVGILGSVQEVLAGDYEGSPQVAEFVGEMTRDHGFAGEQLMSLFREVERKQAILDAISRPAERVKQWKDYRPMFITDARIARGVDFWRQHEAALARAEQEYGVPAQIIVSIIGVETFFGRNTGNYRVIDALSTLGFDYPPRAQFFRKELREFLLLAREQQVDPLTLKGSYAGAMGLPQFMPSSFRAYAVDFDGDGHINIWTDPDDAIGSVASYFKRHGWVAGQPVVSRATARGDRVDEGLSPALDPVMSVGELRGLGWASHDALRDDMPVTAFRLDGDQGPEYWLGLNNFYAITRYNRSVMYAMAVYQLSESMVQARGVK
- a CDS encoding septal ring lytic transglycosylase RlpA family protein, whose product is MRALPIIQSFKLLALTGLAVLIASCSSPSRTTSTQSPKGGAVVRSMPGLDINRAHKDGAPWWDVDVSRIPDATPTLHTGAYKANPYTVLGKTYFPMSDAKRYVASGTASWYGTKFHGQNTANGEVYDLYGMSAAHKTLPLPSYVKVTNLDNNRTVILRVNDRGPFYSDRIIDLSYAAAKKLGYAETGTARVKVEGIDPQEWWAQRGRPAPLMLNQPQVVAQATPPALSTSTGTVEQYTPPPQQHAAPVVPLQVDAKKNASGQAAGLFLQVGAFANPDAAELLRSKLSGMVRAPVFVSSIARNQQTLYRVRMGPIDTQGEAQQLQNSVRSANLGQPSVVTSDQ